In Aulosira sp. FACHB-615, one DNA window encodes the following:
- a CDS encoding S-4TM family putative pore-forming effector — MNDIPQKQNFHNQLEKLAAQRQLYSDAKALQFISVLITIPLAIIWSIVIVFFPGMTVYAGLWAIIASLLESLVFANIQKSLQEKAAKIQQLFDCEVLQFNWLNLNCGVRVEPETIIDAANKFKRKDPNYVSLIDWYPQVVSQLSIDQARIICQRSNIWWDAQLRRRYNKLIIAILFILTVIVFLISIIGGLTLEKFLLAFIAPLAPAYVFGLRQYSEHKEAANRLDKLREDAEALLQELKNGKLTPQDLERESYTLQTQIYDHRRRSPLILDRLYSHLRRKNEEQMNKGAEVLIEEFKRNP, encoded by the coding sequence CCAAAGCCTTACAATTTATTAGTGTATTAATTACTATTCCTTTGGCAATTATATGGTCTATTGTAATTGTATTTTTCCCTGGCATGACAGTTTATGCTGGATTATGGGCAATCATAGCTAGTTTATTAGAAAGTTTAGTTTTCGCTAATATTCAAAAATCTCTTCAAGAGAAAGCCGCAAAAATACAACAGCTTTTTGACTGTGAAGTTTTACAATTCAATTGGTTAAATTTGAACTGTGGAGTTCGTGTTGAACCAGAAACTATTATTGATGCTGCTAATAAATTTAAACGTAAAGATCCAAACTATGTAAGCCTTATAGATTGGTATCCACAAGTTGTTAGTCAACTATCAATTGACCAAGCAAGGATTATTTGCCAACGTTCTAATATATGGTGGGATGCTCAATTACGCCGACGATATAACAAATTAATAATAGCTATATTATTTATCCTTACCGTTATTGTTTTTTTAATTAGTATAATTGGAGGCTTAACGCTCGAAAAGTTTTTATTAGCATTTATAGCTCCGTTAGCTCCTGCTTACGTTTTTGGATTACGTCAATATAGTGAACATAAGGAAGCTGCAAACAGGTTGGATAAACTTAGAGAAGATGCTGAGGCTCTTTTACAAGAATTAAAGAACGGGAAGTTAACCCCTCAAGACCTAGAGAGAGAATCATACACTTTACAAACTCAAATTTACGATCACCGTCGCCGTAGTCCATTAATTCTTGATCGACTATATTCTCACTTGAGGCGTAAGAATGAAGAACAAATGAACAAAGGTGCTGAAGTTTTAATTGAAGAATTCAAACGTAACCCATAA
- a CDS encoding restriction endonuclease subunit S, translated as MKIETFFEKFELFAEAPNGVQKMRELILQLAVQGKLVPQDSSDEPASVLLEKIQFNKELLIKEKKIKRNKQILHENLEKKLTKLPEGWEWTRLVDVGLINPRNEVEDNITASFIPMNLIPQFYGESIKYEIKEWGDIKQGFTHFADEDAVLAKITPCFQNRKSAVMRGLENGVGAGTTELYVFRPLNGLVYSEYVLIYLKSPDFINSGISKLTGTAGQKRVPNDYFSQHPFPLPPLAEQHRIVAKVDQLMSLCDELEERQQKKRETRVLLNNVAINQLLTAREPDTFAKHWQCICNNFDLLYSAPENIGKLRQAILQLAVMGKLVPQDSSDEPAAVLLDKIRFEKELLMKEGKIKKEKLLPEITVDELEYKIPQTWVWSRLGEICELITDGTHQTPKYTPSGRIFISAQNVKPFRFMPEVHKFVSEEDYQGYIKNRKPEVEDVLLTRVGAGIGEAAVIDKNLDFAIYVSVALIRPFKNFIDSYYLTIWLNSPSGKHKSSINTYGKGVSQGNLNLGLIRKFVVSIPPLKEQKSIVAKVDQLMAICDKLEAELALSQSEHEKLINTALHQLLIIK; from the coding sequence ATGAAGATAGAAACATTTTTTGAGAAGTTTGAATTATTTGCTGAAGCTCCCAACGGTGTACAGAAGATGCGGGAGTTGATATTGCAACTGGCTGTGCAGGGTAAGCTTGTACCGCAAGATTCTAGTGATGAACCTGCATCAGTGCTGTTAGAGAAGATTCAGTTTAATAAGGAATTGCTAATCAAAGAAAAAAAAATCAAGAGAAACAAACAAATTTTACATGAAAATTTAGAAAAAAAATTAACTAAATTACCTGAAGGTTGGGAATGGACAAGGCTTGTTGATGTAGGACTGATAAATCCACGCAATGAAGTTGAGGATAATATAACAGCTTCCTTTATCCCCATGAATCTGATCCCTCAATTCTATGGTGAATCAATTAAATATGAAATAAAAGAATGGGGAGATATTAAACAAGGCTTTACTCATTTTGCTGATGAAGATGCTGTGTTAGCAAAAATCACACCTTGTTTTCAAAATAGAAAATCTGCTGTAATGCGTGGGTTAGAAAATGGTGTAGGTGCTGGAACAACAGAACTCTATGTTTTTCGTCCATTGAATGGCTTGGTATATTCTGAATACGTCCTTATCTATTTAAAGTCGCCAGATTTTATAAATAGTGGAATTTCAAAACTAACGGGAACTGCTGGACAAAAAAGAGTGCCAAATGATTACTTTTCTCAACATCCTTTTCCATTACCCCCACTAGCCGAACAACACCGCATCGTTGCCAAAGTAGACCAGCTAATGTCCCTCTGTGACGAACTGGAGGAACGCCAACAGAAGAAACGCGAAACGCGCGTATTACTCAACAACGTTGCCATCAATCAACTCCTCACTGCCCGTGAACCGGACACCTTTGCAAAACACTGGCAGTGCATCTGCAACAACTTCGATTTGCTCTACAGTGCGCCAGAAAATATTGGTAAACTCCGGCAAGCCATACTTCAACTTGCTGTCATGGGCAAACTTGTCCCGCAAGATTCAAGTGATGAACCTGCGGCGGTGCTGTTGGATAAGATTCGGTTTGAAAAAGAGTTGTTGATGAAGGAAGGAAAGATTAAAAAGGAAAAACTGTTGCCTGAAATTACAGTAGATGAACTTGAGTACAAGATACCCCAAACATGGGTCTGGTCTAGGTTAGGAGAAATTTGTGAACTTATTACAGATGGAACGCATCAAACCCCAAAATATACACCTTCAGGGAGAATATTTATATCTGCTCAAAATGTAAAACCATTTCGTTTTATGCCAGAAGTTCATAAATTTGTATCTGAAGAAGATTATCAGGGATATATTAAAAACCGAAAACCAGAAGTTGAAGACGTTTTACTAACACGAGTCGGAGCAGGGATTGGAGAAGCTGCTGTTATAGATAAAAATTTAGACTTTGCTATTTATGTAAGTGTAGCATTAATTCGTCCTTTCAAAAATTTTATTGACTCTTACTATTTAACAATATGGCTTAACTCTCCCAGTGGAAAACATAAATCTTCTATCAATACTTATGGCAAGGGAGTGTCTCAGGGAAACTTAAACTTAGGGCTTATTAGAAAATTTGTAGTTTCAATTCCTCCTTTAAAAGAGCAAAAATCTATTGTTGCAAAAGTAGATCAGTTAATGGCTATCTGTGACAAATTAGAGGCAGAACTGGCTCTATCTCAATCCGAACACGAAAAACTGATTAATACAGCCTTACACCAACTTTTAATAATTAAGTGA
- a CDS encoding class I SAM-dependent DNA methyltransferase — protein sequence MAISTTIKTIQDIMRKDAGVDGDAQRISQLVWMIFLKIFDDREAEYELLEDNYTSPIPEALRWRNWAADPEGMTGDTLLDFVDNVLFKTLKTLSIGTDGDKRAFVVRAVFEDAYNYMKNGTLVRQVINKLNEVDFNNSKDRHLFGDIYEQILRDLQSAGNAGEYYTPRAVTQFMVDMVDPKLGEKFLDPACGTGGFLTCGLEHIRQKYVKTPEDAQKLHKLIMGVEKKPLPHLLCMTNMLLHGVDVPAVRHDNTLARPLRDYRPSDRVNVILTNPPFGGMEEDGIESNFPATFRTKETADLFLLLIMHLLEDGGRAAIVLPDGTLFGEGVKTRIKEKLLEECNLHTIVRLPNGVFSPYTGIKTNLLFFTKGEPTQEIWYYEHPYPPGYKSYSKTKPIRIEEFEPEKAWWYNRVENEFAWKVPVQIIRDNGYNLDIKNPHKVDAEHADIDEMLADYEQLLADLDQTRNNLKQELMAALGGKSA from the coding sequence ATGGCTATCAGCACCACAATCAAAACCATTCAAGACATCATGCGGAAAGACGCAGGGGTGGATGGTGACGCACAACGCATCAGCCAACTTGTCTGGATGATTTTCCTCAAGATTTTTGATGATCGTGAGGCTGAATACGAGCTTTTAGAAGATAATTACACTTCCCCCATCCCTGAAGCTTTGCGTTGGCGTAACTGGGCAGCAGACCCAGAGGGTATGACAGGGGATACTTTGCTTGATTTTGTTGACAATGTTTTATTCAAAACCCTAAAAACTCTTTCAATCGGGACTGACGGTGATAAACGTGCTTTTGTGGTTCGGGCAGTGTTTGAAGATGCCTACAACTACATGAAGAACGGTACACTTGTCCGTCAAGTCATCAACAAGCTCAACGAAGTTGACTTTAACAACTCCAAAGATCGTCATTTGTTTGGTGACATTTACGAACAAATCCTGCGCGACCTACAAAGTGCAGGTAACGCTGGGGAATACTACACTCCTCGTGCCGTCACCCAATTCATGGTGGACATGGTTGACCCTAAACTGGGTGAGAAATTTCTTGACCCAGCTTGCGGTACTGGTGGTTTTTTAACCTGTGGGTTGGAGCATATACGTCAAAAATATGTAAAAACACCTGAAGATGCTCAAAAACTGCACAAGCTGATTATGGGGGTTGAGAAAAAACCTCTGCCTCACTTGTTGTGTATGACTAATATGCTGTTGCACGGTGTTGATGTACCTGCGGTTCGCCACGATAACACTCTAGCTCGGCCACTGCGCGACTATAGACCGAGCGATCGCGTGAATGTCATCCTTACCAACCCACCTTTCGGAGGTATGGAAGAAGATGGTATTGAGTCAAACTTCCCTGCCACATTCCGCACTAAAGAAACTGCTGACCTGTTTTTGCTACTCATCATGCACTTGCTAGAAGATGGCGGTCGGGCTGCGATTGTTTTACCTGATGGTACATTGTTTGGAGAAGGAGTCAAAACTCGCATCAAAGAAAAGTTGTTAGAAGAATGTAATCTGCATACTATAGTCCGTTTACCTAATGGTGTGTTTAGCCCATATACAGGAATTAAAACCAATCTGCTGTTTTTTACTAAGGGTGAACCAACTCAAGAGATTTGGTACTACGAACACCCTTATCCACCAGGGTATAAGTCATACTCAAAAACTAAGCCAATTCGCATTGAAGAATTTGAACCTGAGAAAGCATGGTGGTACAACCGAGTTGAGAACGAATTTGCTTGGAAAGTACCTGTTCAAATTATTAGGGACAATGGCTACAACCTTGACATTAAAAATCCCCACAAAGTTGATGCTGAACACGCAGATATAGATGAGATGTTGGCAGATTACGAGCAGCTTTTGGCTGACTTAGACCAGACACGCAACAATCTCAAGCAGGAATTAATGGCAGCATTAGGCGGTAAAAGTGCATGA
- the hsdR gene encoding EcoAI/FtnUII family type I restriction enzme subunit R: MDELDKKSLSERDICTKYITPAIVEQAGWNLHTQMREEVVLTKGRVYVRGKLVTRGESKRADYILYYKPNIPIAVVEAKDNNHSVGSGMQQALAYAEMLDVPFAYSSNGDAFLEHDFTVSTGQIEQEIPLNAFPSPKQLWQRYCDWKGIDNSQQPIVTHDYYDDGSGKVPRYYQVTAINHTIEAIAKGENRILLVMATGTGKTYTAFQIIWRLWKSKTKKRILFLADLNILVDQTKTNDFKPFGSAMTKIKKRQIDKSYEIYLCLYQAVTGTEEEKNIYKQFSPDFFDLIVVDECHRGSAAEDSRWREVLEYFCSATQIGLTATPKETEEISNINYFGKPIYTYSLKQGIEDGYLAPYKVVRIDIDRDLDGWQPEPGELDKYNRLIEDQVFTQKDINRTLVLENRDILIAKKITEFLKQTNRFDKTIVFCEDIDHAERMRVALINENSDLVAQNRKYVMRITGDDKQGKAELDYFILPESQYPVIVTTSKLMSTGVDAQTCKLIVLDRNIGSMTEFKQIIGRGTRINEDFDKFYFTIMDFKKATNNFRDPAFDGDPVQIYEPKTGDSPVPPDDKSSVLDGGEGEVLIDPPIDSGQKRIKYTPTNVEVSILRERVQYYGKDGKLITESIKDYTRKTVHQEFSSLDNFLKRWSMAEQKQAIIQELNEKGILLEALADEVGQDFDPFDLICHVAFDQPPLSRRYRAQKVRQADYFAKYSEPVRAILNALLDKYADEGIENIEDINVLRVQPINQLGTPMEIIKLFGDKQKYLAALQELKTQLYMAS; encoded by the coding sequence ATGGACGAACTTGACAAGAAATCCCTAAGTGAGCGCGACATCTGCACCAAGTACATTACCCCAGCGATTGTTGAGCAAGCAGGTTGGAATCTGCATACTCAAATGCGTGAAGAAGTGGTTTTGACTAAAGGGAGAGTTTATGTCCGAGGGAAGTTAGTCACTAGAGGAGAATCGAAACGTGCTGATTACATCCTTTATTACAAGCCCAACATTCCAATTGCAGTAGTTGAAGCAAAGGACAATAACCATAGTGTTGGTAGTGGAATGCAGCAGGCACTTGCTTATGCCGAGATGTTGGATGTGCCATTTGCTTATAGTTCTAACGGCGACGCTTTTCTAGAGCATGACTTTACAGTAAGCACAGGGCAAATTGAGCAGGAAATCCCTCTTAATGCTTTTCCCTCACCTAAACAACTGTGGCAACGCTATTGCGATTGGAAGGGAATTGACAACTCACAGCAACCCATTGTCACCCATGATTATTATGATGATGGCAGTGGTAAAGTACCTCGCTACTATCAAGTAACTGCGATTAATCACACAATCGAAGCGATCGCCAAAGGTGAAAACCGAATTTTGTTGGTGATGGCCACTGGCACAGGTAAAACTTATACTGCATTTCAAATTATTTGGCGATTGTGGAAATCCAAGACCAAAAAGCGTATTTTGTTTTTGGCTGACCTAAATATTTTAGTTGACCAAACTAAGACCAACGACTTCAAACCGTTTGGTTCGGCAATGACGAAAATCAAAAAGCGTCAAATAGATAAATCCTATGAAATTTATTTGTGTCTCTACCAAGCGGTTACAGGCACAGAAGAAGAGAAAAACATTTATAAACAATTTTCGCCTGATTTCTTTGATTTAATAGTAGTCGATGAATGCCATAGGGGAAGTGCAGCAGAAGATTCCAGATGGAGAGAAGTTTTAGAATATTTTTGTTCAGCTACTCAAATCGGGTTAACCGCCACACCCAAAGAAACTGAAGAAATTTCTAACATAAACTATTTTGGCAAGCCCATCTACACTTATTCATTAAAGCAAGGGATTGAAGATGGCTATCTTGCCCCATATAAAGTTGTAAGGATTGATATTGATAGAGATTTAGATGGATGGCAACCAGAACCAGGAGAACTTGATAAATACAATCGGTTAATTGAAGACCAAGTTTTCACTCAAAAAGATATTAACCGGACACTAGTTTTAGAAAATCGAGATATTTTAATTGCCAAAAAAATTACTGAATTTCTCAAACAAACTAATCGGTTTGATAAAACCATAGTCTTTTGCGAAGATATAGACCACGCTGAAAGAATGCGGGTGGCTTTGATTAACGAAAACAGCGATTTAGTAGCTCAAAATCGTAAATACGTGATGCGGATTACAGGCGACGATAAACAAGGTAAAGCAGAACTCGACTATTTTATCTTGCCTGAAAGCCAGTATCCGGTAATTGTCACTACCTCAAAATTAATGTCTACTGGCGTAGATGCCCAGACCTGTAAGTTAATTGTCTTAGACCGTAATATTGGGTCGATGACCGAATTTAAGCAGATTATTGGAAGGGGAACACGGATTAACGAGGATTTTGATAAGTTTTACTTCACCATCATGGATTTTAAAAAAGCGACAAATAATTTTAGAGATCCAGCTTTTGATGGCGATCCCGTGCAGATTTATGAACCTAAAACAGGGGACTCCCCAGTTCCGCCAGATGATAAAAGCAGTGTTTTAGATGGTGGCGAGGGAGAGGTTCTAATTGACCCACCTATTGATTCTGGACAAAAACGCATTAAGTACACTCCTACAAATGTTGAAGTATCCATTCTTCGTGAACGGGTGCAGTATTACGGTAAAGATGGCAAGCTAATTACTGAATCTATTAAAGACTACACGCGTAAAACTGTTCATCAAGAGTTTAGCTCCCTTGATAATTTTCTCAAGCGTTGGAGTATGGCCGAACAAAAACAGGCAATTATTCAAGAACTTAATGAAAAAGGAATCTTACTCGAAGCTTTAGCAGATGAAGTAGGCCAGGACTTTGACCCATTTGATTTAATTTGCCATGTGGCATTTGACCAGCCGCCCCTAAGCCGCCGCTATCGCGCTCAAAAAGTACGCCAAGCTGATTACTTCGCCAAATACAGTGAACCAGTACGTGCTATTCTTAATGCGCTTTTGGACAAGTACGCAGATGAAGGTATCGAAAATATTGAGGATATAAATGTTCTCAGGGTACAGCCAATCAACCAATTGGGTACACCAATGGAAATCATTAAGCTGTTTGGTGACAAGCAAAAATATTTAGCAGCCCTACAAGAGTTAAAAACACAACTTTATATGGCATCCTAG
- a CDS encoding CHAT domain-containing protein: MHDQYIFSGSLPENASTYVKRQADDELYEALLQGKFCYVLNSRQSGKSSLRVRTMSRLSEAGIECAAIDLSSISIQTATQENWYADLIVKLIDSFVLDVDFKSWWEQNNVNSPLLRFSNFLTKILLTEISENIVIFVDEIDSVLSLNFPTDDFFAFIRSCYNLRVDNPEYNRLTFCLLGVASPTSLIQDKNRTPFNIGQAISLKGFQLHEVEPLEKGLYEKFSNPQAIMQEILQWTGGQPFLTQKLCQFMVEESEQDSPRLLEQVVRSRILESWESQDEPEHLRTIQARILRDEQRAGYLLELYQQVRVAEEQAQVIADETLEQSELQLSGLVVRQQGKLRIYNHIYREIFNSNWIETQLNNLRPYSDNFRFWVASGGTDDSRLLREKALQEAEKWASDKNLSYQDKQFLAASKEKEIQEGIAAKEQEAALEREKKDREAAEHRNKVLSEANKKAQRRISIGTIVLISTLLITSILAFVAGKEILKARDAREEAKTAEQEIHRLSLLSKLGGELYNNNNDLEAKQIWEQASLSLTITNTQLKQAILLNNMSIAYQQLGNLTKANKTISDSFNLLNFPVEKNDSATRLAILAQTFSIKGRLLQLQGDIQGALSAHTEAFNILQSLNNDFTNINPAIQVSFENTLERVYLGFIQYLFEYPETGSNPQNLKKILKINKYFKIAELNNFFGKAYLDNKYLKDKLEQTEEIDPETAIIYPFIFANKFQVIVKIHNKPLQHYTTNITKAEVDRVFLDLRKTFVNPAATGILKIQSQKLYSWLLRPIESQLSESKVKTLIFVPNGALRNLPIAALYDGKKYLVEKYTIALSFGLEPQNPKSLVRQQLRVLIAGLTKPPLGFANFAPLPAIKSESNLIASAGVSTTNLLDQAFTSKELEKNVNTVPFNVLHLATHCQFNYHAENTFILAADGPINVTKFNNLLRSRNESRSGALELLVLSACQTAVGDNAALVGLAGAAVRSGARSTLASLWQIDDESTALFVGEFYRQLRSGITTAEAVRKAQLKLLQHPNYKAPSFWASYVLLGL, translated from the coding sequence ATGCACGACCAGTACATTTTCTCTGGAAGTTTACCTGAAAATGCCAGCACTTATGTCAAACGCCAAGCAGATGATGAATTGTATGAGGCATTATTACAAGGGAAGTTTTGTTATGTATTGAATTCTAGGCAGAGTGGCAAGTCTAGCTTGCGTGTCAGAACCATGAGCCGCTTGAGTGAAGCTGGTATAGAATGTGCAGCTATTGACTTGTCATCTATTAGCATTCAGACAGCAACTCAAGAGAACTGGTATGCAGATTTGATTGTTAAGCTAATTGATAGTTTTGTCTTGGATGTCGACTTTAAAAGTTGGTGGGAGCAGAATAACGTCAACTCTCCATTACTAAGATTTAGTAACTTTCTTACTAAGATACTGTTAACTGAAATTAGTGAAAATATTGTTATTTTTGTTGACGAGATTGATAGTGTACTCAGTCTGAATTTTCCTACAGATGATTTTTTTGCTTTTATCCGTTCCTGTTATAACTTGCGAGTTGATAACCCAGAATACAATCGCCTTACATTTTGTTTACTGGGAGTGGCATCACCAACGAGCTTAATACAAGACAAGAATCGTACCCCGTTTAATATTGGTCAGGCTATCTCTCTCAAGGGCTTTCAATTGCATGAAGTTGAGCCATTAGAGAAGGGTTTGTATGAGAAATTCAGTAATCCTCAAGCGATAATGCAGGAGATTTTGCAGTGGACTGGGGGGCAACCATTTCTGACTCAAAAGCTGTGTCAGTTCATGGTTGAGGAATCAGAGCAAGATAGCCCTCGTTTATTAGAACAAGTGGTCAGGTCACGGATTCTTGAAAGTTGGGAGTCACAGGATGAACCTGAGCATTTGCGAACAATTCAAGCCAGAATTTTACGTGATGAACAACGGGCAGGGTATTTACTAGAACTGTATCAACAAGTCCGAGTCGCTGAGGAGCAAGCCCAGGTAATAGCTGATGAGACATTAGAGCAAAGTGAGTTACAGCTTTCAGGATTAGTTGTTAGACAGCAGGGTAAGCTGAGAATTTATAACCATATTTACCGAGAAATATTTAACTCAAATTGGATTGAAACTCAATTAAATAACCTTCGTCCATATTCTGATAATTTTCGCTTTTGGGTAGCATCTGGAGGTACTGATGATTCAAGATTACTACGCGAGAAGGCATTGCAGGAAGCTGAAAAATGGGCTAGTGATAAGAACTTAAGTTATCAGGATAAACAGTTTTTAGCAGCTAGTAAAGAAAAAGAAATTCAAGAAGGGATTGCTGCTAAGGAACAAGAGGCTGCATTAGAGCGAGAGAAAAAGGATAGAGAAGCAGCGGAACACAGAAATAAAGTATTAAGTGAAGCTAATAAAAAAGCTCAACGACGAATAAGTATTGGAACTATTGTTTTAATTTCAACTTTACTAATTACATCTATTCTAGCTTTTGTAGCAGGGAAAGAAATTTTAAAAGCAAGGGATGCAAGAGAAGAAGCAAAAACTGCCGAGCAAGAAATCCACAGACTTTCATTATTATCAAAACTAGGTGGAGAACTTTACAATAATAATAACGATTTAGAAGCAAAACAGATTTGGGAGCAAGCATCTTTATCTCTCACCATAACAAATACTCAATTAAAACAAGCTATTTTATTGAACAATATGTCAATAGCATATCAACAACTTGGGAATTTAACTAAAGCAAATAAAACAATCTCAGACAGCTTTAATTTACTCAATTTCCCAGTAGAGAAAAACGACTCTGCTACTAGATTAGCAATTCTTGCCCAAACTTTTAGTATTAAAGGTCGTCTGCTACAACTTCAAGGGGATATTCAAGGAGCATTGTCTGCTCATACAGAAGCATTTAATATTCTTCAATCTTTAAACAATGATTTTACTAATATAAATCCGGCTATACAGGTTTCTTTTGAAAATACTTTAGAAAGAGTTTATCTAGGATTTATTCAGTATCTTTTTGAATACCCCGAAACTGGTTCTAATCCGCAAAATCTTAAAAAAATTCTTAAGATAAATAAATATTTTAAAATAGCAGAGTTAAATAATTTTTTTGGCAAAGCTTATTTAGATAATAAGTATTTAAAAGATAAGTTAGAGCAGACTGAAGAGATTGATCCAGAAACTGCAATTATATACCCATTTATTTTTGCTAATAAATTTCAGGTAATTGTCAAAATTCATAATAAACCTCTACAGCACTATACTACAAATATTACTAAAGCAGAAGTTGATCGAGTTTTCCTTGACCTACGAAAAACTTTTGTCAATCCAGCTGCCACTGGTATCTTGAAAATTCAGTCACAAAAACTTTACAGTTGGCTACTGAGACCAATTGAATCACAATTGTCAGAGAGTAAGGTGAAAACCTTAATATTTGTGCCGAATGGAGCATTACGTAATTTACCAATAGCAGCACTCTACGATGGCAAGAAATACTTAGTAGAAAAATACACGATTGCCTTAAGTTTTGGTCTAGAACCCCAAAACCCTAAATCTTTAGTAAGACAGCAATTGAGAGTATTAATTGCTGGTCTAACTAAGCCCCCACTAGGCTTTGCCAACTTTGCACCATTGCCTGCCATCAAGTCTGAAAGCAACCTAATTGCCAGTGCTGGGGTATCTACAACTAATTTGCTAGATCAGGCTTTCACCAGCAAGGAACTAGAAAAGAACGTGAATACAGTTCCATTCAACGTACTGCATCTAGCAACTCACTGTCAGTTTAATTATCACGCTGAAAATACATTTATTTTAGCTGCCGACGGCCCAATCAATGTTACAAAATTCAACAATCTGCTCCGCAGCCGGAATGAAAGCCGTTCAGGAGCATTAGAATTATTAGTTTTGAGTGCTTGTCAGACAGCAGTAGGAGATAATGCAGCCCTCGTCGGTCTAGCGGGAGCAGCAGTACGATCAGGGGCACGCAGTACCCTCGCATCCCTATGGCAGATTGACGATGAATCTACAGCCTTGTTTGTTGGTGAATTCTACCGACAACTCAGGAGTGGAATTACCACAGCCGAAGCTGTCCGAAAGGCCCAGCTAAAATTACTACAACATCCTAACTATAAAGCACCCAGTTTTTGGGCATCTTATGTATTACTTGGACTTTAA